A genomic window from Silene latifolia isolate original U9 population chromosome 11, ASM4854445v1, whole genome shotgun sequence includes:
- the LOC141613801 gene encoding uncharacterized protein LOC141613801 — MRYCKHDLFAMRTTLSPVTKEEIKGVVFSIPIDKAPGPDGYTSGFFRDSWDIVGDEVCSAIMDFFANGCLLTQINATNITLIPKCDRQTAVSHFRPIACCSLVYKVISKLLCNRLASVLPDIILENQGAFIKGRWPFQYHPLCKNLKLTHLMFADDLLLFCKGKPQSIWLLMRAFSSFSKASGLAMNNAKSEIFFNGVSEDITEGIKHVTGFTEGTMPFRYLGVPIKAGRLTKQECSALTEKMVNYWAQMFIIPKSIINHIMAICRNFLWDGSPEYHRVPLVAWDKVTLPKKEGGLGIKKVDVWNVATVGKLVNWIYCKADRLWIKWINDVYIKNRDWHSYSPHTDATCVWKNICKVKEKLKDGYTDSIWTLSSKSYSIKGGYDWLAPAHITLNWTAIV, encoded by the exons ATGAGGTACTGCAAACATGATCTTTTTGCAATGAGGACCACGTTATCTCCTGTCACTAAGGAGGAAATTAAAGGTGTAGTGTTCTCTATTCCTATTGACAAGGCTCCTGGGCCTGATGGCTACACCAGTGGATTCTTCAGGGACTCATGGGACATTGTTGGCGATGAGGTATGCAGTGCTATAATGGATTTCTTTGCTAATGGTTGTCTGCTCACTCAGATAAATGCAACTAACATCACTCTTATCCCTAAGTGTGACAGACAAACTGCTGTTAGCCATTTCAGACCAATAGCTTGCTGTAGTTTGGTTTACAAGGTGATTTCTAAACTTCTTTGCAATAGGCTTGCTTCTGTGTTACCTGATATAATTCTTGAGAACCAAGGAGCCTTTATTAAGGGAAG ATGGCCATTCCAGTATCATCCTCTTTGCAAGAATCTGAAGCTCACTCAtctcatgtttgctgatgatttgcTTCTTTTCTGCAAGGGTAAGCCCCAGTCCATATGGCTTCTCATGAGAGCTTTCTCCTCATTCTCTAAGGCATCTGGCCTAGCCATGAACAATGCAAAATCTGAAATTTTCTTTAATGGAGTGTCTGAGGACATTACAGAGGGTATAAAACATGTGACTGGCTTCACGGAAGGCACTATGCCCTTCAGGTACCTGGGAGTGCCTATTAAAGCAGGCAGGCTTACCAAGCAGGAGTGCTCTGCCTTAACTGAAAAGATGGTG AATTACTGGGCTCAAATGTTCATTATCCCTAAGAGCATCATCAACCATATTATGGCTATTTGCAGAAACTTCCTGTGGGATGGCTCCCCTGAATATCATAGAGTCCCTCTTGTAGCCTGGGACAAGGTTACCTTGCCTAAAAAGGAGGGAGGTTTGGGGATAAAGAAAGTTGATGTTTGGAATGTTGCCACAGTGGGTAAGCTAGTTAATTGGATCTACTGCAAAGCTGATAGGCTTTGGATTAAGTGGATAAATGATGTGTATATTAAAAATCGGGACTGGCATAGCTATTCTCCTCATACTGATGCAACCTGTGTTTGGAAAAATATTTGTAAAGTGAAAGAAAAGCTCAAAGATGGATATACTGACAGCATCTGGACCTTGAGTTCTAAAAGTTACTCAATCAAGGGTGGGTATGATTGGCTTGCTCCTGCTCATATAACCCTTAATTGGACTGCTATTGTGTAG